The following DNA comes from Alkalicoccobacillus plakortidis.
TACTAGCATCCCCAGTGGTATTAAACTATCTAATAATTGTTGAGCGCTTTTCGAGTTTTTCTTTCCTAGAGTGCCTCGCTTGTATTTAAATTCAAGCCTTTTAATCACAAAGACTACAATCACAGAGACTATGATGAGTGGCATTAAAGTAAATAAAATATCTATAAATAATTCGATAGTAAAACCTCCCGTTATTTAGTAGCATTCACTTAGAGATCTCTAAACCTTAGCAATAATTTTACCCTTTAATTTTGTGAAAGGATAAACTGCAAATAAAGAACAGAGTACCACAACAATAATTGAACTCATGAAGACATTCGGAAAACGGATGAATTCAAACCATACCATACAAATAAAAAACAAAGCAATCATGGCAAATACATACGGTGAAATGATAAAGATATATAAACAAGCGCCTTTTCGGAACTCAAAAAATCTACTCCACTTATCTTCATCTCGATTTAAAATATTTCCAATGACCCATGCAATGACGAGTAAGATTCCGATATAAATAAAAGCACTAATTAATTGTAATCCTAATAATGAACCAAGAAAAATTACAACATTCATTAATGACCTCCGAGCTTACTAGAAGTTATATTATCTTCAAATTCGCGAATCAATAAATGCTAGATAGGTTACTTTCTCCGCTCCAATTGATTCATTACACTCTCTGAACCAGTAAATACAGACCCTCCATTTTTAACCGTTTGCTGAATTAATTGAATCAAACTTTCTTTGTTCATCTGAACATCATTCAACCAATTTAGGGTATCTGCAGTTTCAGATTCGTGCTTCGCTCCCAAGCAGGATAATTCAAAAAGGACAGGTAATAAATCCAACCCCGCTTCCGTTAATTCGTACAGGTCTTTTCTCCTGTCATCGGGATGCGGGTTTTTAGTAATCAAGCCTATTGTCTCTAAACGGGACAAACGATTCGATAGTATGTTTCTGGCAATGCCTTCATCTGAGGCAAGGAATTCCCCAAAAGTTTTTTTTCCTGCAAATATAATGTCTCTGATGATAAGGAGTGACCACGAGTCACCTATCAAATCTAAAGAAAATGAAATAGGACAATTCGACCTTCTGCTCAGTTTAAAATTATTCATAGATCCCCCTTGACTTAATTATCTAAATATTATTATAATAAATTAAGTTTCAAAATGCAACTGAAAAATAAGGAGGGAATATGATTGAAATTTTTGTTTATCTATAGAGGCGGCGAGGTTCCAAACGATAGGCTTGATCAAAACGTTGATGAACTATGGAGATGGCTAGACAATCTAACGGAAAAGGGTTACGAGAAGGTACGTTTTGCTGGAAGTGGAAGTAAAATTATTTCGCAAGATTCCATCAAAGATTACTCTGGAGATATATTCGGCATTTCTATTATCGAAGCAGATTCTTTGGAAGAAGCAAAGTCGTTGACTGATAGTTGGCCAGAATTGCAATATGGAGGTAAGATAGAAATCTTAGAAGCGATAGGTGATTAAGATATCCACTACTTATGTATTGAATTTGTTTGCAGATATTAGAAAACAAATACTGAATGTTTTAGAAGACGTTTCGAAAGATAAAATGAAACATATCCCGAAAGGATTCAATAACCATCTATATTGGCAGGTTGGACATTTGCTAACGCTAACGGACGAATTAATATTCGAATATTCCGGCGGCGATTCAAGAATCCCACATCATTATAAGGATTTTTTTGCGACAGGCACAAGTCCGTTAAACTGGTTGGAGCAACCTCCAGAAATTGAACTAATTTTAAATGAATTAAAAAGTCAGTTGATAGAGATATGTGATCATTATGACGGTAAGTTAACACAACCTGTTGCAGACAACTTACTTCAAGCGAATGTTATCGGTGACCTTGTTCATGTTTTAATTGCGCATGAAAGTACACATCTAGGAATGATAACTGCAATGGTTAAAGTTATACAGAATGAACAATTAAAGCATGCACCGCCTTCAGTTTAGAGAAGAGGGATTTTAATAGGACTTGAAAGTAATATTAAATCAAAAATAAAAAGACTCTTTATTATAGTAAAAGTTAGAAGTCACTGATATTAATTAAAAAAAGTTTCCCCAATATTGGAGAAACCCTTCTACATCAGTACTTCTATAAAAGCTTCCAAGCGGATTCGAACCGCTGACCCCCACCTTACCATGGTGGTGCTCTACCTGCTGAGCTATGGAAGCAATGGCTCCACAGGTAGGACTCGAACCTACGACCGATCGGTTAACAGCCGATTGCTCTACCACTGAGCTACTGTGGAATAATATATGTATAAACAAAAAAAAGCCCGGCAACGTTCTACTCTCGCAGGGGGAAGCCCCCAACTACCATTGACGCAGAAGAGCTTAACGGCCGTGTTCGGCATGGGAACGGGTGTGACCTCTTCGCTATTGCTACCGGACTATGCCTGGACGGCCAATCATCGGCGCGCTTCTTCGTCCACTTCGTCTTGTCACTCCGTCACGTATAAAGATACGCTCCTTCGCTCCAATCCTTGTGTCCTCGAATCACTTGATGCTTGTTGTCCATCTTGAGAGAAAGATTCTCTCAAAACCAAATCGTGCCCACAGGAGGAGGAATTCACCGAAGTGACTTCTTCTTCCTGTTTCTATGCTACTCACACTGTCTTTCACCATGTTGGATAAGTCCTCGACCGATTAGTATCTGTCCGCTCCACGTGTTGCCACGCTTCCACTCCAGACCTATCAACCTCATCATCTCTAAGGGGTCTTACTGGCTTACGCCATGGGAAATCTCATCTTGAGGGGGGCTTCATGCTTAGATGCTTTCAGCACTTATCCCGTCCACACGTAGCTACCCAGCGATGCTCCTGGCGGAACAACTGGTACACCAGCGGTGTGTCCATCCCGGTCCTCTCGTACTAAGGACAGCTCCTCTCAAATTTCCTGCGCCCGCGACGGATAGGGACCGAACTGTCTCACGACGTTCTGAACCCAGCTCGCGTGCCGCTTTAATGGGCGAACAGCCCAACCCTTGGGACCTACTTCAGCCCCAGGATGCGACGAGCCGACATCGAGGTGCCAAACCTCCCCGTCGATATGGACTCTTGGGGGAGATAAGCCTGTTATCCCCAGGGTAGCTTTTATCCGTTGAGCGACGGCCCTTCCATTCGGCACCGCCGGATCACTAAGCCCGACTTTCGTCCCTGCTCGACTTGTAGGTCTCGCAGTCAAGCTCCCTTATGCCTTTGCACTCTTCGAATGATTTCCAACCATTCTGAGGGAACCTTTGGGCGCCTCCGTTACTGTTTAGGAGGCGACCGCCCCAGTCAAACTGCCCACCTGACAATGTCCCTGACCCGGATCACGGGTCGAGGTTAGAATGTCAGCACCGTCAGGGTAGTATCCCACCAATGCCTCCACCGAAGCTGGCGCTCCGGTTTCAAAGGCTCCTACCTATCCTGTACAAACGATACCAACATCCACTATCAGGCTACAGTAAAGCTCCATGGGGTCTTTCCGTCCTGTCGCGGGTAACCTGCATCTTCACAGGTACTATAATTTCACCGGGTCTCTCGTTGAGACAGTATCCAAATCGTTACACCATTCGTGCGGGTCGGAACTTACCCGACAAGGAATTTCGCTACCTTAGGACCGTTATAGTTACGGCCGCCGTTTACTGGGGCTTCAATTCAGAGCTTCTCCCGAAGGATAACCCCTCCTCTTAACCTTCCAGCACCGGGCAGGTGTCAGCCCCTATACTTCGCCTTGCGGCTTCGCAGAGACCTGTGTTTTTGCTAAACAGTCGCTTGGATCTTTTCACTGCGGCTCTCTCGGGCTTGCACCCTAATAGAGCACCCCTTCTCCCGAAGTTACGGGGTCATTTTGCCGAGTTCCTTAACGAGAGTTCTCCCGCGCGTCTTAGAATTCTCTTCTCGCCTACCTGTGTCGGTTTGCGGTACGGGCACCTTCCACCTCGCTAGAGGCTTTTCTAGGCAGCGGAGGATCAGGGACTTCGGTACTAAATTTCCCTCGCTATCACTGCTCAGCCGAACGGAAAGCGGATTTGCCTACTTTCCAGCCTAACAGCTTAGACGCGCATATCCATCAGCGCGCTCACCCTACCTTTCTGCGTCCCCCCATTACTCAAACGGTGGAGAGGTGGTACAGGAATATCAACCTGTTGTCCATCGCCTACGCTTTTCAGCCTCGGCTTAGGTCCCGACTGACCCTGAGCGGACGAGCCTTCCTCAGGAAACCTTGGGCTTTCGACGGAGGGGATTCTCACCCCTCTTTTCGCTACTCATACCGGCATTCTCACTTCCAAGCACTCCACTAGTCCTCACGATCTAGCTTCGCTGTCCTTGGAACGCTCCCCTACCACGAACACCTAAGGTGTTCATCCATAGCTTCGGTGATACGTTTAGCCCCGTTACATTTTCGGCGCAGAGTCACTCGACCAGTGAGCTATTACGCACTCTTTAAATGGTGGCTGCTTCTAAGCCAACATCCTGGTTGTCTGGGCAACTCCACATCCTTTGCCACTTAACGTATACTTTGGGACCTTAGCTGATGGTCTGGGCTGTTTCCCTCTTGACTACGGATCTTAGCACTCGCAGTCTGACTCCCGAGGATAAGTACTTGGCATTCGGAGTTTGACTGAATTCGGTAATCCTGTGGGGACCCCTCGTCCAATCAGTGCTCTACCTCCAAGACTCTTCCCTCGAGGCTAGCCCTAAAGCTATTTCGGGGAGAACCAGCTATTTCCGAGTTCGATTGGCATTTCACCCCTACCCACACCTCATCCCCGCATTTTTCAACATGCGTGGGTTCGGGCCTCCATTCAGTGTTACCTGAACTTCACCCTGGACATGGGTAGATCACTCGGTTTCGGGTCTACGACGGCGTACTCAAATCGCCCTATTCAGACTCGCTTTCGCTACGGCTCCGCCTCATCAGCTTAACCTTGCACGACATCGTAACTCGCCGGTTCATTCTACAAAAGGCACGCCATCACCCGTTAATGGGCTCTGACTAGTTGTAGGCACACGGTTTCAGGATCTCTTTCACTCCCCTTCCGGGGTGCTTTTCACCTTTCCCTCACGGTACTGGTTCACTATCGGTCACTAGGTAGTATTTAGCCTTGGGAGATGGTCCTCCCGGATTCCGACGGGGTTTCACGTGTCCCGCCGTACTCAGGATACACTCCGGAGGAAACGAAGTTTCGGCTACGGGGTTGTTACCCTCTTTGACGCATCTTTCCAGATGCTTCACCTACTCCGTTTCTTTATGACTCCAATGGAATGTCCTACAACCCCTGAAGGCAAGCCTTCAGGTTTGGGCTCTTTCCGTTTCGCTCGCCGCTACTCAGGAAATCGATTTTTCTTTCTCTTCCTCCGGGTACTTAGATGTTTCAGTTCCCCGGGTCTGCCTCCTCGTATCCTATGTATTCAGATACGGGTACCATTCGATTAAAAATGGTGGGTTCCCCCATTCGGATATCCTCGGATCAAAGCTCACTTACAGCTCCCCGAGGCGTTTCGCCGTTCGTCGCGTCCTTCTTCGGCTCCTAGTGCCAAGGCATTCACCGTGCGCCCTTTCTAACTTAACCAATTTGATTTCAGGTCATCTGACGATGCCATTCATCAAGTATGGTGTATATAAAGACTCGCTCACATCTATAGAGATGATTGCGTTGTGTGTGTGTTTTGCATTGCACGATTTAGTTTTCAAAGAACCATACCGACAGGATGTGGGTACCAGGCGTTGCCACAGGACGTGGCGAACTTAGCGTGGATCCTTGCATTCCTAACGGTCTATAAAGAATGAACGAAGTTCATTCAAAACCGAACAAAAGCCAAAGCGTATTCACATCAGGCGAACCTGTGTGATCGACTAGAAGTATTACTCCCTAGAAAGGAGGTGATCCAGCCGCACCTTCCGATACGGCTACCTTGTTACGACTTCACCCCAATCATCTGTCCCACCTTCGGCGGCTGGCTCCAAAAGGTTACCTCACCGACTTCGGGTGTTACAAACTCTCGTGGTGTGACGGGCGGTGTGTACAAGGCCCGGGAACGTATTCACCGCGGCATGCTGATCCGCGATTACTAGCAATTCCAGCTTCATGCAGGCGAGTTGCAGCCTACAATCCGAACTGAGAATGGCTTTATGGGATTGGCTTCACCTCGCGGCTTCGCAACCCTTTGTACCATCCATTGTAGCACGTGTGTAGCCCAGGTCATAAGGGGCATGATGATTTGACGTCATCCCCACCTTCCTCCGGTTTGTCACCGGCAGTCACCTTAGAGTGCCCAACTAAATGCTGGCAACTAAGGTCAAGGGTTGCGCTCGTTGCGGGACTTAACCCAACATCTCACGACACGAGCTGACGACAACCATGCACCACCTGTCACTTTGCCCCCGAAGGGGAAGCTCTGTCTCCAGAGTGGTCAAAGGATGTCAAGACCTGGTAAGGTTCTTCGCGTTGCTTCGAATTAAACCACATGCTCCACTGCTTGTGCGGGCCCCCGTCAATTCCTTTGAGTTTCAGCCTTGCGGCCGTACTCCCCAGGCGGAGTGCTTAATGTGTTAACTTCGGCACTACGGGCATCGAAACCCCTAACACCTAGCACTCATCGTTTACGGCGTGGACTACCAGGGTATCTAATCCTGTTTGCTCCCCACGCTTTCGCGCCTCAGCGTCAGTTACAGACCAGAGAGTCGCCTTCGCCACTGGTGTTCCTCCACATATCTACGCATTTCACCGCTACACGTGGAATTCCACTCTCCTCTTCTGTACTCAAGCCTCCCAGTTTCCAATGACCGCTTGCGGTTGAGCCGCAAGATTTCACATCAGACTTAAAAGGCCGCCTGCGCGCGCTTTACGCCCAATAATTCCGGACAACGCTTGCCACCTACGTATTACCGCGGCTGCTGGCACGTAGTTAGCCGTGGCTTTCTGATGAGGTACCGTCAAGGTACCGCCCTATTCGAACGGTACGTGTTCTTCCCTCATAACAGAGCTTTACGAGCCGAAACCCTTCATCACTCACGCGGCGTTGCTCCGTCAGACTTTCGTCCATTGCGGAAGATTCCCTACTGCTGCCTCCCGTAGGAGTCTGGGCCGTGTCTCAGTCCCAGTGTGGCCGATCACCCTCTCAGGTCGGCTACGCATCGTCGCCTTGGGGAGCCATTACCTCTCCAACTAGCTAATGCGCCGCGGGCCCATCTCACCGTGAGAGCCCGAAGGCCCTCTTTTAATCTTGCACCAGGAGGTGCTAGATGTTATCCGGTATTAGCCCCGGTTTCCCGGAGTTATCCCAGTCGATAAGGCAGGTTGCCCACGTGTTACTCACCCGTCCGCCGCTAACGTTTTTGAAGCAAGCTTCAAAAACGTCCGCTCGACTTGCATGTATTAGGCACGCCGCCAAGCGTTCGTCCTGAGCCAGGATCAAACTCTCCATAAAAGTGGTGAGTTGATTGCTCAACTGCTGGCGTTGATGTCTCCATCAACTTTCCAATTGCGCAGTGTTACCTGCGACTTTTTTGTTACTAATGAGATATCATGTATCTCTTCGTACGCTTGGCTTTTGTTCAGTTTTCAAAGAACTCGTGATCGCTTGTGGCGACCTTTAATACTTTACCGCAACTCACTTTGAAAGTCAACAACTTTTTCAAAAAATGTTTTTGCCAACAATCTGTCTCTGTGGCGGTATTAAAGAATATAACACGTCCCGTCAAAAGACGTCAATCATTTATTTATAAAAAAATGCGAAAAACGACATTTATTTTCGTTCTGCTATGGCTAATGCATATTTAATGCGGTCTTTTGGAGAAACAAAGCGCTTGTATAAACCATAAATAACATGGTATTTCTCACGCATCACACGCTTTACGATATCATCTATACGAGGATCTGATAGATCAAGTAGGATTTCTTCCATTTCTCTCTTTAATAAATATTCGATTTCTTGAGCTTCTTTTGCATGCAACATAACTCCAAACATAGTCAGCACCTCACCCATCAACATATCTTCACACAATAGCATTAAGTCTTTTCTATTTTTGCTCTTTTTATTCATATCTTGTCCTGCTCTGCATAAGTTGAGTAGAAACAACAAGAAGGGGCGAGGGTGGTGAAGGGAATCTGGGTTATTAATGCACGTAACTGGAAAGCATTATCCATTATTATGGTCGCTGCCTTTTTTGCAGCTCGCTTGGCTCTATTTAGAGAGAAACTCTGTTAATGTTTTTACAACCGATAGTGGTCCACAGGCTTTTTATCGTTCAGAAACAGATGAAAAACATGTTGCTTTAACGTTTAATGTTAGCTGGGTGAAGAACGCTTAACCCCCATACTTGATATTCTTGAAAATGCAGATGTAGAAGAAGCTACCTTCTTTCTCTCCGCGTCATGGGCAGAAAGGTATCCTGAATTAGCTACTAGCATTCACGATCGCGGCTACACAATTGGTAACCACGGCTATCAGTATAAGAGCTATGATACTTGGGACCAAACCAAAGTGAGCCAGGATATCCAACGAGGGCAACAGGTTCTCACTGAATTCGCTGAAGAAAAACCAGTGCTTCTGCGCCCACCTAATGGAGCTTTTAATCAAGAGGTCCTTGGTATCGCCGAAAAACAAGGCCTAAGTATCATCCATTGGAGTGTTGATTCCAAAGACTATCAGAACCCTGGTACCGATCAGATTATCAAAAATGTTTTAGAGCAAACGACTGCAGGTGATGTTATTCTTTTTCATGCTTCCGATACAGTTAAACAAACAGACAAGGCATTACCTGACATTATCAAAGGTTTACGTGACAATGGATTTACGTTCTCGTCTATTGAGAGTCTTATGACGGGAGCAGAACCTGAAAGTAGTGAGGTCAAATAATAAAAAAGTCGTATGGGCCACCTAAATGTCCCATACGACTTTTTCTTTTTTTATTCGATACAGTCCCACACGCCAGGACGTATACTTACTATTTTTTCGCCTCTTGCTTCCCGCTACCTGTTAATCGGTGCAAGATTAACAACTGCCAGGTATTTGCTGCTAATAAAGGCGTGAAGTAGATCCAAAGCCATTTTGGATCGTTAGCTGTTAGCGCCGGCACCCATTCAATCGTTGTCACAACAACAATAAAAAACAGTGCTTGTATAAACGCTTGTCGATTGGTGTCTTTTGCTTTGATGGCTGCAATGACTAGTCCATATATTAATAAAAGCACTGGAGTGACCATATACGACCAGATACTCTCGCCAGCTTCAGCAAAAGCTGCATAACGCAGATAAAATAAATCAAACACAACAAAAGCAATAACAACCATTTGAATCCGGTTCCATAAACGAACCGATTTAAAAATGCCAAGTCCAAAACGATGTAGGGTTAGGTACGCGAAAAATCCCATTTGTGAAATTAAGCTAAAGGCTGCACTAATTCCAATGGCCCAAACGGCTCCCCAGAAAAAGTTAGCAAATCCTCCACCTAGCAAACGATCAGAGTTTAGAATGCTTCCTACAATTCCCCCAGTAATACTTCCAACAAGCAAGGTACTCCAAAATAAAAAAACCACTTTACGGCTATTCACACGATATCCCCCATTGTATATGTAGCTAACTATCCTAATTGTACCAACGAGTTCGACATGTTTCCACATCTAATGTGCATGTGATGCATATTCTTTTCGATTTCATCTCAAATTAAGCATAGCAGATCCTGAAGGGAGGTATGTGTAATGAACAAAGGCTGCATTGCGCTTGGACTTGGTATCATCCTGTTTTTTTCTGGTTGTGCGTCTAATGACAGCGACAATTCTAATACAAGCTACGATGGCACCAAAAAAATGATGGTGGATATGTTAAAGACAGACGAAGGCAAACAAGCGATTCATGAGTTAATGACTGAGGAAGACATGCGTGAAGAGTTTGTCATGGATCAAGAAATGGTGAAGAAAACGATTGAAGATACACTTACATCCGATAAAGGAAAATCCTACTGGCAGGAGATCTTAAAGGATCCCGAGTTCGCCAAAACGTTTGCCGAGAGTATGCAGCAAGAAAACGAGAAGATGCTTAAGACGTTGATGAAGGACCCTGAATATCAAGGCATGCTAATGGATGTGTTAAAGGATCCGGAGATGGAAAAGGCCGCTATAGAAATGATGAAAACGAAGGAATACCGCGAGCAACTGGATACGGTTTTAAAGGAGAACTTTGAAAGTCCTTATTTTCAAGAAAAGCTAAATGAAATGTTAAAAAAGGTCTCAGAAGAATCCAATCAATCAAAAAAAGAAGACGACAACAACAAAGATTCAGAAGGATAAAAACAAAGCAGCAAAATCGCCATCGATTTTGCTGCTTTTTGAATTAGCGTAGTGGCTTGTCCAATACCTTTTTTGCAACTTCTGTATAAATAATGCCAATTGGGTGCTCCGGGCCATAGATTGATGGCGCAAAATCATCTTCATCAATGACAGGCTGCCCTAAAGGAATATGTCCTAGCACCTCTGTTTTTAATTCTTCCGCTAGTCTCATTCCCCCACCTTGTCCAAAAACGTATTCGCGCTCACCTGTGGTTTTACTTTCAAAGTAAGCCATGTTTTCAATGACACCAAAAATCTGGTGGTTGGTTTTGATCGCCATTGTACCTGCACGTGCTGCAACAAATGCGGCTGTTGCGTGTGGTGTTGTGACAAGGATTTCCTTAGATTGTGGAATCATTGTATGAAGATCAAGTGCCACATCTCCTGTACCTGGTGGTAAGTCCATGATGAGATAGTCTAATTCGCCCCATTCGACTTCGGAGAAAAACTGATTAATCATTTTACCAAGCATCGGGCCACGCCAGATAACCGGGGCATTGTCCTCGACAAAGAAGCCCATAGAAATCACTTTCACGCCAAAGCGTTCAACTGGGTAAATTCGTTCATTATGTACAACAGGTCTTTCTTCAATGCCCATCATATCCGGTACACTAAAGCCATAAATGTCCGCATCTATAATCCCGACTTTTTTTCCTAGACGGGTTAGTGCCACCGCTAAGTTGACAGACACTGTTGATTTTCCTACTCCACCTTTTCCACTGGCTACAGAGATAAAGGTTGTTTTACTATTTGGGGAAAGAATGGCCGGACCATCAAAAGGTTCTTCGCCAAATCCGCCATGAGCTTTAATCTCATCCTCCGTTAGTTCTGTAAAACGTAAACCAACAGATGCAGCGCCTTCTCCTTTAAGGATGTTGACCACTTCTTGTTGGATCTCCATTTGATCAGATGTACCCGTTCGTGCCAAGGCAATCTTCACACTAACATTATTGTCCGTTATATTAATTTCACGAACTCCACCTGTTTCAGTAATGCTTTTATTTAAATCGCGATCTTTCACGCGGGTGAGCGCTTCCACAACTGCTGCTTCTGTTAACATGATTGATCCCCTCTCCTCAGTACCTGTCTGCTTCTAAACTAAGTATAGCATAGAAGCCAAACAGGCTTAAACCAATTTGGCTTTGCTATTTAGGGGCTTCCTCACCTGAGTAATATCGTAGAATACCTTGGTAAATAGACGCTGCTACACTTTCTTGGTACTCCTCTGTTCCAAGAAGTTCAGCTTCCTCTGGATTTGACAAAAAACCAGCCTCTACAAGTGCTCCTGGAATATCAGCTTCTTTTAGTAAATAGACATGCTGAATTGGTTTGGCGATCCGGTTGGTATTCTCTAGGTTTCGAACCAATTCGTCCTGTATCAGTTTTGCGACGACTTGATTCTGAGGGTTAGTCAGATGATAAAAGGTCTGCGCTCCTCGCCACTTGGGTGATGGGATGGCGTTCATATGGATACTAATAAACAAATCAGCATCTGATTCGTTTACGATCTCTACTCTGCGCTTTAGGTCTTCCGTTTTCCGAGTACGGATTCGTTTTGTCCCCTCTTCGGCTAAGTCAGCGTCCTCTTCCCTTGTTAACAGAACAATGGCTCCTGCCTCCTGTAAGTAATCGCGTACTTTTTTAGAAATAGCTAGTGTTGCTTCTTTTTCTAGAAGGCCTGTAGCAGAAACTGCTCCTCCATCCATGCCCCCATGTCCTGCATCAATGACAATTACACGCTGTGATAATGGCATATGCAACCAATGGAACGATCACTTTGAAGCTGATCTTGTATGATATAAAAGAGGGCCGCTGCACAGAGCGATCCAAGAATTACTTTCATCCATTTTAAACGCATGTCACATCCTCCTTCTCCCGTTCCATAGATGTATATTGGGACAAGGATCAGAATATGAGCATGAGTTCAATGAATTAATGTAATTTTAACCGGTAGCGCTTTGTTCCAGCTTGAAAACCACGCTGCCATAACGTATCGACATAGACGTCGCTTGCAATGCCTAATGCATCGCCATATCGCTCCCCCTGAAGCACCCAGCAAGTCAATAAATTAAACATATCAAAGGATAGATCCGTTAGTTCATCCTCAGCTCGTGACTTTGCTTGCTGCTCACTCTCCCCGTATTGGAAGAAACGGCTATAATTTGCTCCAAGCAAATAAGCATCGATGCCAATATCTAAACTCGGATCCACCAAAAAAGGTCTTGTTGCGTGTTCTTTTGGAATAACAGGTGCAAACGTTTCGTGAAACTGTTTTTCAATATCCTTTAACGAAATTTCCTGAAGAAGCTTCCGCTCAAAATTCCAGCGCTTCTCACGTCTCTTATCTGCGAGTGTTGTAATAATCTCCACCTTCTAACAGCTCCTCTCATACAAGTAGTATTTGATGGAATTGTTCTTCACATGCAGTGGAAATCATTCCAGTAAGTAACACAAAAAGCTCCCTAATCGGAAGCTTCTACTGAGACTGCTTTGTCTTTCACCCGTTTTAAAGTGGCGACGATTAAAAAGCTCACAATGACTAATAATAACCATGAACTCACCTTACCTAGATGCACCAGACTCCACATATCCGTTTGGTTCGGATACTGCCATGCCCCAAAAAACGTGGCGATGTTCTCAGCAACCCATATAAAAAACCCAATCAGGATAAACGAAAATGCGATCGGCATCCGGTAGCGCGTGTCACCAATCTTATAAGACACCCACGATTTCCAGAAGACGATGATGACAAGTGCGGATAACCACCAACGAATATCAATCCAAAAGTGATGCGTGAAAAAGTTAAGATAAATCGCCGCAGCAACAGGCACAACCAGTAGAAATGGTGGCCATTTGATTAAATGTATATCAAGTCTTCTCCACGCCTGACATAGATAACTCGCCACACTCGCGTACATAAATCCGCTGTACAAAGGCACACCAAGAATCTTAAAGAAACCTTGCTCAGGATAGGCCCACGAACCCATATGAACTTTGAATATTTCAAGAGCTAGACCAATCAAGTGAAACAAGGTGATAACCTTTAATTCATCACGAGTTTCAAGACCAACCCGCACCATCCACCATTGCATGCCTATACAGATGATAAGCAACCAATCATATCTCGGCAGGAACGGCAGTGGGATCACCTGCGTAAGAGCCAACGAGGCAAAAATAACAACCGGAAACAAACACGACATCGCCTGCTCAAAGCCAAATCGAACAAGCTGCAGAATCCCACCTAACATGCGACTCTCTACTTTCTGTAGAATTGCGTTCATGAACCGTCCCCCTTAATCTTCATTCCTTTTGTATTCTAAAATATCTCCAGGCTGGCATTCTAACGCGTTACAAATCGATTCAAGTGTTGAGAACCTAATTGCTTTTGCCTTGCCATTTTTCAAAACCGACAGATTAGCCATTGTAATACCAACCTTCTCTGAAAGCTCCGTTACACTCATTTTTCGTTTCGCAAGCATTACATCAATATGAATAATAATCGCCATGTTGTTCACCTCAGAC
Coding sequences within:
- a CDS encoding winged helix-turn-helix transcriptional regulator produces the protein MNNFKLSRRSNCPISFSLDLIGDSWSLLIIRDIIFAGKKTFGEFLASDEGIARNILSNRLSRLETIGLITKNPHPDDRRKDLYELTEAGLDLLPVLFELSCLGAKHESETADTLNWLNDVQMNKESLIQLIQQTVKNGGSVFTGSESVMNQLERRK
- a CDS encoding Mrp/NBP35 family ATP-binding protein, with amino-acid sequence MLTEAAVVEALTRVKDRDLNKSITETGGVREINITDNNVSVKIALARTGTSDQMEIQQEVVNILKGEGAASVGLRFTELTEDEIKAHGGFGEEPFDGPAILSPNSKTTFISVASGKGGVGKSTVSVNLAVALTRLGKKVGIIDADIYGFSVPDMMGIEERPVVHNERIYPVERFGVKVISMGFFVEDNAPVIWRGPMLGKMINQFFSEVEWGELDYLIMDLPPGTGDVALDLHTMIPQSKEILVTTPHATAAFVAARAGTMAIKTNHQIFGVIENMAYFESKTTGEREYVFGQGGGMRLAEELKTEVLGHIPLGQPVIDEDDFAPSIYGPEHPIGIIYTEVAKKVLDKPLR
- a CDS encoding YciI family protein, with product MKFLFIYRGGEVPNDRLDQNVDELWRWLDNLTEKGYEKVRFAGSGSKIISQDSIKDYSGDIFGISIIEADSLEEAKSLTDSWPELQYGGKIEILEAIGD
- the cwlD gene encoding N-acetylmuramoyl-L-alanine amidase CwlD; protein product: MPLSQRVIVIDAGHGGMDGGAVSATGLLEKEATLAISKKVRDYLQEAGAIVLLTREEDADLAEEGTKRIRTRKTEDLKRRVEIVNESDADLFISIHMNAIPSPKWRGAQTFYHLTNPQNQVVAKLIQDELVRNLENTNRIAKPIQHVYLLKEADIPGALVEAGFLSNPEEAELLGTEEYQESVAASIYQGILRYYSGEEAPK
- the gerD gene encoding spore germination lipoprotein GerD; the protein is MNKGCIALGLGIILFFSGCASNDSDNSNTSYDGTKKMMVDMLKTDEGKQAIHELMTEEDMREEFVMDQEMVKKTIEDTLTSDKGKSYWQEILKDPEFAKTFAESMQQENEKMLKTLMKDPEYQGMLMDVLKDPEMEKAAIEMMKTKEYREQLDTVLKENFESPYFQEKLNEMLKKVSEESNQSKKEDDNNKDSEG
- a CDS encoding KinB-signaling pathway activation protein; protein product: MNSRKVVFLFWSTLLVGSITGGIVGSILNSDRLLGGGFANFFWGAVWAIGISAAFSLISQMGFFAYLTLHRFGLGIFKSVRLWNRIQMVVIAFVVFDLFYLRYAAFAEAGESIWSYMVTPVLLLIYGLVIAAIKAKDTNRQAFIQALFFIVVVTTIEWVPALTANDPKWLWIYFTPLLAANTWQLLILHRLTGSGKQEAKK
- a CDS encoding DinB family protein, whose translation is MIKISTTYVLNLFADIRKQILNVLEDVSKDKMKHIPKGFNNHLYWQVGHLLTLTDELIFEYSGGDSRIPHHYKDFFATGTSPLNWLEQPPEIELILNELKSQLIEICDHYDGKLTQPVADNLLQANVIGDLVHVLIAHESTHLGMITAMVKVIQNEQLKHAPPSV
- a CDS encoding DUF2521 family protein, whose protein sequence is MEIITTLADKRREKRWNFERKLLQEISLKDIEKQFHETFAPVIPKEHATRPFLVDPSLDIGIDAYLLGANYSRFFQYGESEQQAKSRAEDELTDLSFDMFNLLTCWVLQGERYGDALGIASDVYVDTLWQRGFQAGTKRYRLKLH
- a CDS encoding polysaccharide deacetylase family protein; translated protein: MLDILENADVEEATFFLSASWAERYPELATSIHDRGYTIGNHGYQYKSYDTWDQTKVSQDIQRGQQVLTEFAEEKPVLLRPPNGAFNQEVLGIAEKQGLSIIHWSVDSKDYQNPGTDQIIKNVLEQTTAGDVILFHASDTVKQTDKALPDIIKGLRDNGFTFSSIESLMTGAEPESSEVK